AACCGAAATTTAAAAACCACCGGGATGAAGTATAACCATTAGAGGTGTGAGAAAGTCTCTACTGATTCATGTCCAAAATCAATATTAGACTCCACCTTTTCCTCAACCCTTGAATCACCTACCTAAATTCACCGTCAAGTATCTCCATGCTTTTCGACTTTCCATTCTTCACCGTCAATGCTTCTTGCCAAGCGATTGAAACAAGGATAGCACCCATTAAATTATTCAATTTGTAATAGCTACCGATCCACTTGATCTCAATAGTTAACTTGGATCCAATCTTGAATAACCAAACTCTTGATCCAACCATTCAATTTATTGGGATCCAAGTGCTTGTGAGCAGCACAATCTCACAACCAAGTTCTGATACTACTTGTTAGGATCCAAGTACGAaacaaacaactattgagatatcaagtacaCAATAATTAATGATAAACAAaccacaagcatgaaagataaatgATACACAATATTTAATGTGGTTCCACTCCACCATTGATCCTACATCCACGGATAGAAACCCGTTATTTATTATAAGAGAAAAATTCTATACAATAATACAACTTGAACCCAACTCCAatccttgtataccatctctcatctctcaAGAACCTTCTCTCACACCCTATGTATAAAGCTACATGTCACCCTTGTATGCTCTTGTGTGTCTCTTTGTAGTATGTCAACCTATCTATTTATAGATAATATTATTTGGTCAAAACCCAAAGAATAACAGGAAACCAGTTCCAAATCCTAAACTTAtacagaataggaaataacttctaatcttaaacaaaatagaaaatttcttggCTACTATTGCaagtaactaaaatcaattagaaaactagttattttcatacaaaacaagaaatttgcctaaaagaaattaaaccaatttcctaacaaatagCATAAAAAGGGTGAAATATAAGGTCAAAAATTTAGCAGCAAATAGGGATATGGAAAAGTTGTAGGAAGAACATTGATAGCATAATATGCCAAATTCAAACACTAGAGAGAGGTCTTATAATTCACCAATAGCATTCAGCATAAAGAATTGGCATTGTAGCTAGAATTGCAAGATGGCAATTAGTATTTTCGAAACAAATAAGAATCTAGTTAAGCTGTATTTTAGTTGTGCAAATTGCAACTTTTTTCAAAACCCATGCTTTCCTtatatatgcacaaaaaaaTAGCAGCATTTACATTCCTATTATTCTCTCTTCAAACTTTTTAGCCTAAAAATTATGTTTCTTTTCCtagctttttttttccttcaaaaggCATATCCAAATTGTAAGGATAACATTAGTACCAAATTGGTCATTTAGTACATTTTAGGGATGACTTTTTTTAAATTGAACTACCAGACCAATTTGGTTAGAATTAAATATTTTGAGGACTATATTTATCTTAAccagacaaaaaagaaaatcaagtagttggttgtcatattttagatataaaaaaaaaatgatacctCAGAATTTATTCGTAATTTCTAGGATATGTTCAAAGGATTCAGAAACTAACTACCAAAGGACATACAGTATATAGAATCTGAATTAAGGAACACTTTATGGGATGTAATGGAATCCTCTCCTGAAACCTCTAGTAACAAAACCCCTAAGTCTCCTCAACTCATCCCACCATAACCCGCCACCCTAGCCTACTACTCCAAGACCCCATCTCTATGACTCTGTCAACCATCTTCACGTTTACTTCAACTAACTCCTCTTCTCATCCCTACCTCTATCATTTATCGCCAGTTTCTACCCATTCTCACTTTCATTCGGACAATCCCACCATGATATCTTACAAGGAGAAACTTATTCAAACTTTCCAGCATGTGCTCTAACTAGAGTGACTAGACTAGCTTGACAAAGACATTATCCTAGGCTTCGACATACTTGTATTGAACAACTCTCTGAACCTTAAAGTTGAGCCTCCCATATTTGTCACAAAAGAGGACTACGCCCGTGTATAGAAACCTTAGAAGAATGTAGTAATTATCAAACTAATGAATTCCTCTCTCAGCATTACCCGGCAAACAAAACACCGTGCTGGTTGTGGCCTCTTTAGGGAAGCTTTCAACTCTTTTCCTCGGTGAGGGTTTTTTTGTGGCGTGCTTCTAGTTATCGGAaaacctgtgacagccccaccttcccctaaggcgaaccaaagagttcggcggaccgcctgcccaactctcgccgggactcaatcgttcacttcaaccctcaaacaaaaccagaataaacccacaagaataaacataacaacgatccaaaacttaaagcaaaacttatatacattactatctcaaaagggagtacaaacatcgaatatacaaaagtTATCAATTCACCACACATCCAGTCCGTGCccagcactagggcgagaaccattacaaaatcaaagagctagaccaagctagtctataccaagctctcatccttgcgtgccttcccctgttaaggaaaacaaaactaaagggatgagctaaaagctcagtgaggttccgaacacataatcaaataatcaatccaatacattaaacatagagcatcaataattcaagaaacatttataatggaaagcgatattaacacatacattaaaaggatacgggctcacaaggagccataaattcgttcgtttgttcgttctcctgacatttccccttattcctccattcttttgaaaatgcatttttgaaaGTAAAATCCTCGTTTGTTCTTTCGTCACCCCCTCCTAgaaattggccaggctccaccaacctacaaggtaatactcgagtataccaaacgttcacccaggtcaccaaatcgcccgaccgagtccgcttctagctcgagtcgatcggcaacaagggcaagggcccagttcagccaaaaggcttacattcatgcgcaactagtatttcaacatttaatcattgaaaatttcatgtttcatttaggtcgagcgcggtaaagtacacgctcgtctagaaaactcgttttggaaatccttgaaagcacttaacacattatcaaacaagaacacaagtcatgaagtcaagaaaaatatagcaaacaaggaacactcacctatttaagcaaaataatgcccaaagtatcctcccggataacactctcaatcgccaagaaaccctaataatagccaagagaaaatattacagttaaacccctccaaattttaagtgaaccaaagaaaatctgaataactactagtacaaagtataagtatagttttgaaagtgaaaagagtacatttaaaccaaaggctatgaataaaatatttgtaaaacttatgcttgctcgtaaaactttgaaatctccatttaagtcgaagtgacaaagaaaacgtactccgagcagtcattattttatttctcaagggtataaATTCAGCCAAgtccttactcaagttgcaagtatagttctctagttctcgagcgtaaatttgggcagcacgccctttgtatttacctaattttccagccatttttggcttcattatttttctcagccaatcccaaggTCATACACAATATTCTAACTTCAATAGCcgtccaataggctcaagacaatacaaggacaaaaatcaactaacaacaagtgcggaaatcaagtttaacaagagacagatttgatagagttttgcgtaacggacacaaccgaagctacgcttatcagattggagTGTAACTttaaccatttcgaagctaagatgaaggcctacaactttcatgaagatcagttagtcaaatttccagtgtaacctggtcaaattccgaatttacagagccaactatacggctaattaaccgcactgcactagaatggtcagatctcagtctaccaaggtccgtttaaggtgttcttgtaggtgttaaaaagctaagacagagtactaaaactttcatgttttggcaaatggctaaatcagcacggatcctagtgaataaacacagtcaattggatgaactgtccaaaatggttcactggaaatatcctagggaaacgagggtattttggtcttgtcacaggctacattgctccgattgggttgaaattttgtaggtaactataaaataccattctatacaactttcatgttttattccaagccttgggagcttaatcggtttagttttctttctttctcacttggcagctcaaactcaagatgaaggaaggtggttttcttgctctctctttccctttcttgtCTCGGACAACCAGCAGAAATATGgagaagaaagatgcaaaatggAGGATAAAAAGGTAAGATAAGTCATTTGGTCAATGGTCCTTAAGTGGCCAACAAGTGGCTTCACCACCACcactcatttttcttttctctttccttaCATTTGGTCCACATTTTTGGTCAAGGctagctggaaatgagggggatattttgctcaaatattaatgagcttgtatggtaagaaagtggtgatcaagtggtgtgttcaatcagTAGTGCACGGTAtccgtcggttcgcaccgtttttccttaattcacgcgtactagggtttttacttcctattcactaactttttatcattgcttctaatcacatattatttatcacctaaaagtcactcttaagcaccaaatttgatcctcgcaccgcaccggataattacactatggaaaaacgtgaaaaccctaacttgctccaatcttgaaaacgaaaagtgaaaccttgctttctaggttcatttgcacttattatggaatgattgggtagtagggctataataaatgaataatttccaaataaaaggatatttttgagaaaaatatgagggttttacaatttcacaaattgaatttagggtttcggttgaaatatgagaaatttaagaaaacggtcaatcacaagtgaaactagggtttcgcttagacttttagggtttctagtcttttaaaacaaaacaaggttttaaatcaaaccctaaagaaataactttagtattttctttaaaacaaaataatagtttaaaacaaaataaactaaagaaaccgtaatatcctcttgagactaaacaaaaatagcattctaaaagttggggtatcacaaaaCCATCATATGGTTTTCCTAGAGGGATCTCGGTTCCTTCATGAGAACTGCCTTCACATTCCAAAATGGGAGCCACAgtgatacgaactcgacccaacaagaacttgtcttgaagaaccgaatcgatcaggcagcggaaggatctatcttgaccaggttatagaacaataactaccttgctagacctaaagaaaacccgtctctagaaacctagtggattggttattggcttgaaagaacaagatgatgtgatcatcttgccttgaacaccacaagtatccaagctaaatacttgatataattcaagaagaaactcaaggtccatcaaggaactccataaaaggagacaactctctttttattaattcatcttcaatatcatgtgcctgaatagttaaataaagttggctatttatagccttacaagactcaaaaccctaatctaaattagaaacaatacaagcttccttatttgacttgacacaacttcttaaataaatttggaagcaattaactactttcctaaaactctaattcaattagaataggaaactaactgactcaattggcttaactatggtcaacatgaccttagcctttatttcccttaataactcaagactaactaacaagtattgctagaaacttacttaaataaataacaagaaacaagcatgacaaatcttcacCCAAAAGAAAAAGTACAGTCTTGGAACATGTCACTCAAATGTCTAATATCTTCTATGATGGTGCCAATTGGTGTTTCACCCAAGCCTGTCTTGTATATTGTTTCAATGGCAGCTTTGCAATCAGTTTGCATTTCAACTCTTCGCCATCCAGCTTCTCTAGCCATCAGCAGGCCTTGTCGGAGTGCATCTGCCTCTTCCATTTCCGCTCCACCACTGCTATACTTCCTGATGCCTCTTGCTTGGACAATGTTTCCATCACTATCTCTCGCTATCATTCCTAACCCAACTCCTGCTGATTTAGTAGGAATCGCGGCATCAGTGTTTATCTTCACTACCCCTGCGTCTGGTGGCCTCCATTGATGGTTTTGCATTTGGTGACTCGTTCCTGTCCTGTGTTTTTTGTCATTCTCTATCTGCTCCTCTTGGAACTCCAACCATTCATTCTTTGCAGTTTCTAGTATGGCCATGTACTCTCCATATTTCCCTTCAAACTGTCGAGCATTCCTAGCCTTCCAAATTTGCCAGATGATGTCTGCTGTTAAGGTGATGTGGTCTTCTCCTCTTTGTCTGCTCCAGATATAATCAGTATTTGAATGGTACTTGtcaggatcgaagacaaccaagtggaagagataaacaatgtatagatcacaaacgtaacaataagtaaatagaaaggaaagaattgcaaaccaattaactacccaactcctcctgagtttgtagattaattcaaataagcttcttcaagttgatgaattacaatcactcttgcgtacaaaggaaggttcacctcttCTTTGCCCCGAACACCCCTCGGTCAAGTCAGgaggttttactatccctcaggacaaccctcacagagctacactcatgaagtattcactcacaaataaaaagcttacaatgaacctcacaccactaaaactacaaatcttctttgaagagtattttctcactaaaatcactctagatcttttgtatcttcagtgtacaaaagttgtttaaagtatctgaccaaccactatttatataggaccaagaaagtatctcattaatgtttccaacggatagaaagtagatgaagagtcaactagccgttggagtgtcggacgtccgatagtcctgttttttgtgTCCGATAGTAgacagtgagtttaagagattttttcaattctttcggacgtccggtgcaagctctttgtgcgtccgacagcaaacaaagagatttgagaaattatcttgtttctatcggacgtccggtggagacatattcagcgtccgatcgtttcgtcgactttgaaggatcctatcggatgtccgatgcttgcatccgatcgaggtcagtgatccagGGGAAATGTCTTATTTTCTTCGGACGTTCGGTGGTGGAGTTcctcatgcgtccgaagttatgCAATGATtattggacgtccgatccaagcgtccgacagctttcagcagcctttgtccctttcaattgcatttgatctttgagtctgattgctgcataactgaaagtatttctagaaaagatattagtattatccatttgttttgtaaacatcaaaagttaggaaccagggtCAATAGTACTAAAATGGGTCTAGCTCATATTTATCCTGCTCATATTAGTCCTATGACAAACATAGAATTGTTTGGGTATAGGCCCATATCTTTTAGTTCATTTGAATCCTGCCAAATTCTGTCTATTTGCAATGTCTACCTAATATGCTCTCATCTGCTCCATCTCAGAATCTTGCCTTTGCAGCAAGGTTCACCTCTCAATTTCCCTTCAAAATAGTGATTAAAGACTGCAAACATATGTCTGGACTTTCATTTGCATAAGTAATTATAAGATACTCTGTCACATTGGCTAGGAAAGCTACCAATCTTAGGAAAGAGGGGATGAAAATCCTAGTGGAGATAATCTTTAGACAGAAcgctaaaggctattaacctaAAGAATGATAACTCAATGTGGCGATCCATTCTTCCTTCATGAACCAGAGCAGGATTAAGATTGTCCTCAATGTTGATAGTGAAGATGATATTCTTGCTACCATAGTTACTTTGGActcattattattatcattggTATCTGGAAGTCTAGTCTCATGTTTAGAAGAACTCTATCTTTGTCTTGTTAAATCTATAGTACAATCTACTTCTTTCACCACAATAATTGATCTCTATGATATCTGCATAAATAACCTTCTTAACTTTGTATTATCCTCCATAATAGTAAAGTCAAGATTATATATATCATATTGAAGAAATTGACGATGGCTATTATCGTTCTACTCTTACCCATGTTAGGTGGTCCAAAAAAGAGGTAGCCCCTCTTCCATGGCTTCCTAAGCTGTTTATAATAGTTTCGATTCAAGAAAGTTGAGACTTCATGCAACTATAGGTTGTAttcttgtgacgaccccaccttttcctagggcgtaccctaaggTATCAGCAGTCCATCTACccaattctcgccaggactcattaACAAAGCTCAAATTATCAAACTCACATGTCCAAACTCACCACAAGATACACTAAATACAACTAATACATAAAGTTGTCTGTCGAGCAACTTAAAAGACAAAATAGAGTTTAAACTTAcaaaaaacattcaaaataaTATAGTACTCTAATCACTTAgtctaactaaaacaaaagctaAGTGTTAATCCTCGAATCACGAACCAatcctgctaaggaaaacaaaaggaaaggcatGGACTTGCGCCCACAATGAGGTCTAAGAAAGACATGCAATCTAAGAAAGCAATTATTTCACATTTTCAAGTCAGTGGGAAACATAAACAAGAAGTAACATATACGCACATTAATAAAATCAATGTGTCAATCATTAAGGATACTA
This portion of the Coffea arabica cultivar ET-39 chromosome 2e, Coffea Arabica ET-39 HiFi, whole genome shotgun sequence genome encodes:
- the LOC140036352 gene encoding uncharacterized protein, giving the protein MEGTRSGRGRGRGRKQPSNERGNWEPIPEPTLEPRVDPNTQVAAAIQRMADLLAHGLNVKIQKDLTVAQLSAFSDAVEKAQRIENARQRGEDHITLTADIIWQIWKARNARQFEGKYGEYMAILETAKNEWLEFQEEQIENDKKHRTGTSHQMQNHQWRPPDAGVVKINTDAAIPTKSAGVGLGMIARDSDGNIVQARGIRKYSSGGAEMEEADALRQGLLMAREAGWRRVEMQTDCKAAIETIYKTGLGETPIGTIIEDIRHLSDMFQDCTFSFG